Below is a genomic region from Prunus persica cultivar Lovell chromosome G3, Prunus_persica_NCBIv2, whole genome shotgun sequence.
GAGCTGTACAAGTATGAACCATAATCTGAAGAGTGGGTCCTAAATTCACAACTCTTAAAAAACACCTACTCCCTCAGGCACTTTGAAACCCTGTCGGTGACTGCCCAGTGCCACAGTCTTTGATTTGCTCTTCGAATCCAAGCCGGTCATCCCATCCGGTTCGGAAACGTCATGTTCATGCCCCGCACCAATGACCTACTGCCACGTCATTCAACTAACCTCAACTAGAAAGAATGCCCCTGAAGCTTCCCCGAAATTACATATATTTCTGTACTGTGACTTTGTAGACTTGTAGTTGTTGTTGACAAACGAACGAGGGACGAAAGATTCACAGGCTGAGCGTGACATCCAGCGAAGGATATATTAGGATTTAACCCCACGCTTGGTTATGCGTGACAACCACGCTCTTCATATAGCTGGCGCTGGTCTTGTCCTTTGTCTTTTATATAtctctttagtttttttgGTGCTGGTTGACAAACACATTCTTTTTGAAGAGGACCATGCATTAACTACGTTAGTGGTCGCTGGTCTAATTGACATACGTGGccatccttttatttttcttacaacataaaaaattaaatttaaaaaaaattgtagttgaagtggtttttttatataaaaattatgggATTGTTttcataattcaataaaaaaaatcactaaTCACAGATAGTCAATATAAACTAGCAATAAATAgtcattacaataacggaatgacctaacatcaaaattatgACAATACGGGGCTCCTACACTAACGATCATACATGATCGAAGAGACTCTGGTATAGACATCCTAattaagattgcaaactcaaaacaacaaaaaaatgaaaaaaaaccaagccataacaatacaaataaaactctcaaatAAGAGAGGTGGAAAGCTCTCATAAAAGAGAGGTGAAAAACTATCACAAAAgtagaggtgaaaactacacagaaaACTCAAAGGTTCTCTAcgacttattccaaacatgaAGAAATCGCAAAAAGGATAGTGGTAGAGATTTGATGTCAAAAAGCATGTGGAGATTTGATACCAAGAAGCGTACGCTTGTGATGAGTGGAggaaaattataacaaaatgaagacaaaTAGGGGAAACATTTTGTCTCTAAAATGGAGAAGATAGGAGAAGGGAGGAAGGGAGAAGGAGAGAGGGGAGGAAGAACAGTGACTTCCTCCCCCTTTCTAGTGAAAACAGCTCTAAAGCGTGTTTTAGGACATAGGAAGCTAGTTCGGAAAGATAAGCTAACTCTTATTTAAAATAactcaagtgattaaaagCATTATACTAAACTGTTTTACTTAATTGACAAGTTAAATTACTATATACGTACCCACTTAATTGGGTGGCTGATTATTGAATAATTACCTATCGTGCATGcataaaaaacttaatttaagaaagagagaaggattTCATGAACCCGATTCATGTAAGTTTTTTCTCCATCATGCGTGGCTTAGTTACTATAGCTAGGAATCTAGCATCTCTCTTTCCAATATGAACACGTTTCTTATCTTAAAAGGAGGCAATGCATGTTCAGCAAAATGAAGTCCTGGGCTAGCACTTCATTTGTGACATGTTATGGGGTTGACTTAAAGGATGTGCAGTGCTCAAGGGGATGAATTTTTGTATGCGACGGTTGTTtaatattttccattttcttctcataacatgtAGTAGATAGTACCATATAACCAATTTTTCTAAAGTAGGTAAAGTGATGTTTGAACTAAAGCATTTTCAAAACCTCTCCAACTAATGACATGTGATACATTTTTGGGTATGACTATAATCATGTGACATGGTGTTATTATCACGTAATATGATATGAGTGGACGAAGTTTATATTAgattattaataaatatatatatttcgtCAACGGGGTATAGTCCAATGAAAAATAACCTTAATTTGCAGACAAGTAGTCTTAGGTTCGAATTCCAAAAGTACGTTGAGAAATCTCCCTCatcttgtagtttagactatcgcttattttaaaaataaaatatacacGTATAAGTAAATTGATAACACCACGTaacaatattattaaaaaaatcgtAGAAGTGGTCAAGTTCGGAGTCCCATACACGTGGTCCCATTTATGACAAGGCACAAGACTTGAGCCCTTGAATGAGAATAAAACAAAGGCCATATTCTCTTGAgtgggagagaaagagaaataaaacGAGAAGATTAAGATCTAAACCTCAAGTAATAAGAAAAGACTAGGGCGAATAGTACTAGGAAATTCTCTATCGGCTTGTCTTTGTCCCATTGTCTCACGTACAAGTCTTTTTCTTAGCATATACTCCATTGGCttgtctttctcttccttGTTTCTTACATAATGCCATATGAGTCATTACATTAAGACTCCCATATCTCATTTCTTACCTTTTCtgtcaaaaccaaaaaagacgTTGCTTTGGAATTAGGTTCCTGGCCATAGTGCATGATGGCTACACCCAAATGAGTCTTGAGAGCATTTATctaattatattacttaattattgATCCACcttaaacatttttttattattatctttccTATGTTAGTCACAAATGACGTCAACGTAACATAGGAAATGCGTGAACATATTCAAATATGAATAAATGAAACACTACATCAGTTCGAATTcaagattttgaaatttattttagttttcctagtattatcttcttcttttgtttttgttttgtttccgttttgttttttggccaaaattaGGAAGATTTTTTTACACACACTGCTAATGTGTAATGAGATTTCAAACCTGACACTACTAGTCAACAAGTGTCCAATGGTCACTGaataagtatttatttatttattatatttttgggAATAAGAAAAGAGTGGTTGTGCTATACCCGATCCCAAACTAAGAAAAGGAGAATTTTCTAGGTCATTTTCCACAGCCCACAAAACTATTTTAGCCCAACCCATATGAAAATCATCCCTCTATCCATGGGTAGGTCGTTATCAGCGGGTGAAGGTCAACTTTGTTTTTGCCAATTACCACCATCCATATCTTATCATGTGATCAAGTCAATTGGAACAAAAGAATAAATACCATTTTCTGCATGTTCAATTTATAATATTTGCCAATAACAGTTTAatttaatgaaattcaatctccACTTTATTGTGGAAGTTCTTGTTTTGAATCTCATTCATATATAACaattgttgaaaaaataataataataaaaattagttaATTTGTACACATGCATGACAAAGTGTTTGGATTCTTtagtttcaaattttctttttggtagtGATATTGTGTTTATAAATTGATGTCATTTCATATTATATGCTCTTTTCCTCTCTCCATAATACTCGTATgggttttaaatttaaatccaaACTGGAaaagttttataaattttaaactcgaaaggtttatttatttatgtattgaCAAAGTCAGATTCAAAACGGGTTGAGGGATTGAACTTAAGTGAAAGAAGACAGACACAATACCTTAATCAACTAACCTAATCCACTTCTATAAAATGCTATTCAAACAATGCCGTTTCAAACATAAATACAGTATCATATTCACAGAAAGTATAGGTACAAGATTATATTACGATAAGGACATCCTTGGTCATCATCACGAAGGAGGAGGTAAGTAACTTTTCTACAATTATCTATAAAAGTTtctataaccaaaaaaaaaaaaaaaaaaaagccttttgtggccctttcttcttctcagtTCTCATCCTtatcttacttttttatttgaatattttatgcAATGCCCTCACAATTGTCCTTTTTAGGTAGGGACAAATTTATGATAAAGCCACCGTCCTCGAATTGCTTCTCCCTGGATTGAATTTGAACTGGTGCATGCATCGTATATATAAATGGGGAGGGATGGTTGTGAAATGTGAGTTTCAGGTCGACTGGCTGTATTGCGAAATATGAGTTGCATACGGTCAGTTAGTGACTTTAATCTAGTTTTCCAACCATTACTTATTGTGTAACCTAACTTACTTGATTCTCCatgtatttctcttttcttgatGGCCTTGTCCCTTTTAAGAGTTTAGTAATTGCACTCTATAGTAGATTGCAACCTTAGGTTTCTATTGCATGACTTGGATTAGAAGTCAATAATAGACGtgataaagaaaatttgggtAGGACCACACAGAAGATAAGTAAAAATGCATCTATCAAAACGAAAGCGAGGTTCATTAAATTAAGGAAAATGTTAGGTAGATTAattttagataccaacttgtgtatcATTTCTCTAATAGACTGTGAGACTCATTGTATTAAGGATTATGCTAGgaagaccaactttagataccaacttgtgtatcaattctctaatagaggtggagcccactaatacaatgggtcccacactctattagagagttggtacacaagttgatatctaaagttggtctccctagcattttccttataTTAATGGGTttcacctctattagagagatgATATACAATTTGGTCTCCCCAGCATCACTCTTAAATTAcacgaagaaaaaagaaaaaaaaaaaaaaagtgaggtCCAttgaggatttttttttttttttttttcggcgAAAGCCATTGAGGATTGTTGTGTATCCAATTTCTAGCAAAAGGCTTCTTTCTTAATTTAATTCTTCACGTCCTATCATTGATTGATTACAAGACTTTCTTGACATCATGATTTGGCTTTAAGCAATTGCGAGGTATGTATTATTTTCTCCTCTATTTTCATTGTTAATGTATCACGACATAAACTAATGAAACTATCGTGATATATTGACTAGCtatttcaagttttatttatttttgctttttaaatttGGTGCATTATTGATTAGTTATCGTGATATATTGACTAGGGTACTTtgaagttttatttaattttggcTTTTAAAATTTGGTGCATTTGATAGTGAAATGATTATGACCTTCTCGTGGTCCTGTGGGGAccaaatgaatgaaaaaaataacgaaaagaaatagaaaaaataaaataaaagaaagggaCGAGGATTATCGGTGGATAttgtttgtcttctttttgtgaattataatttaacacatatgtaaaaataatttataaaaatttaaaaaaataataattatacaCACATGTCAAACAAACATGCTTTAAATTTGGGCAGGATTGAGACTGCAGCTTAGGATTGacaattagtttttttttaattttttttttacaggagACAATTAGACttaatttgtatatataaaacagGGGGGAAAATTACAGAAATAAGGATGGGGCCCAATTCAGAAACATGTAACACGCCAAAAATCTTTCCTACCCAACCCTTCATCTCTCTGGATCTCTTAACTAGAAGGGATAGTGACCCACGGCCATGGCGAACAAGTGCCATCGCCCATTCCATGGGGTCAAccttcttattattattatcattttttttttgggttttaaatttagaaaattaaagaaaaaacattagAGGGtaaaattattgtctttttaAGTTCAATGAGTGTCAGTAAACGGGAATTTTACTATGACAGTATCTCAAGCCAATCACACGCTATCATgcatttcaattttctcacATAAAAATGTGTTATTAGCTTGAAAGACCGTCACAGTGATATCTCCGTTGCAtgaaaattcttattaatttaaaacaaaaccgATATATAGACGAAAGTTTgttaatttaaaacaaaaccaagagaAACCTAAAGAGctagaggaaaagaaaagagaagagaagtcAGATGCCATCCCCTTCATCCCCTCCCATCTCCTCTCCCTCCCCCAACCTTTCTCagtctttctctttctctatgTTACGTTGAATTCCATGTCTAAATTGCTCAGGCGTACGTTGAAATGTATTTGAATTAATCCTTTGTAATTATTgtgcatttatttttatattaactCTTTATAGGTATTTGGTCTTTGTGTCCAATTGTTAAATACAATTAccgttaattttttttaaaaaaaatgatataatTAATTGAATTTAGATCATCttcgaaaataaaaattgaatcgAAAATTTTCATATCAACATAATTTTTCTGTCCATATGGTCGGTGATCCCCATTTTCTGTATTTAATATATACAGAAAAAGCAGGTGCTTCaccttttcttcaaatttctttgtttcttcttttggtcGAGACTTGTGGGTCTGCCATTCATTGAACCACATGTCGGCATTAGCCAAGTTGGTGCTTACTATCGTCACCTTTCGGATACAGCACCATGGCCCCACATTACAATTTATTCTAAGTATGGTGGGCCCATCACATTTTAGCCTAATAAGCTGGATGCTTTTTCaccccataaaaaaaaatgtttgatGCTTATTTTGAATCGATGGTGATGATAGGATAGGCTGGTTCTGAGGAGAAATTCTTGGGAGCTGTTGAGTGAAATTTCATGCATTTCCGTCAATTTcacattctttcttttaaatctctccattttttatttataaacgaAGATATTCATTAAACAGATTCATTATTACATTAAAGACGTGTACAAGAAACGAATCTCAACATAATTGCATAAGCAATAACCcgtaaaagaaaacaacccGAAAGTGACAACaacctaaaaagaaaatccacatAAACAActaataaattgaaataactAAAATCTAGCATAGCAATAACCCATCGCATCTAACTAAGAAGAACATGTAAGAACAAAGGGCGGAGAATAATCAGCCTCCAAACAGtcctaatttgataaatatAGAGAGATACAATGGACAAATTGCCGCTCTAACCGACTcagaaaattttcatataCGAGTATAAATAGAAGGTCCtccttaataaataaaaaaaggacttAGCCTCTCTCATCATTATCAATCGAAGGATATTCTTCCTATTCATTGTGTTCTTCCTTTGTCATAATCAAACTTATTGTAACCTTCCCTATATTTAGGTGGTAAAGGTTCTTACGTTAACCAAGGTTCTTACGTTAACCACTGAGATTTCACAAGTTAAACACATTACAATTTAAGCATTTGACTACCTTCACTTGGTTGGTGAGGCTGGTGGCGATCGATAGAGTTCGTAGACATTCCTATGGCTTATAGACAGtaaatggaaaaacaaaaataaaaaattgtttttggtCCAGTAATCTATCCACCTCATCAATTCATTTATGTTATTGTATGGTGCACCACTCTCTGTCTATCCATATTCAGATTAGAAAGGGACAACACTTTCTTGAGATATACACAATTTCTCATCCATGAGATATCATGATATATTAAATCAATTTCAACAAAGGAGTAGTAAATCACAATTTCAGTTTCTCATGCATGGATATATCATAagatatatttaaataaaatattggaAGAATATTTATCCTTTCATCCAACTGAGAAAACAATAATGCGAAAAATAGGGGAAAAGGTCATTGTCAAGAATGAggtagtgagagagagagagagagagagagagagagaggctgaaTTATTTGGACCAGAAATGCATAAAACAAAGGACAAAATATGGTGTGTGATTGTTGATTAAGACTCTCTTCCCAGTCTCCCCCATGATCTGGAAATCTTTGGAATTGTATTTGTACAGCTCCACCCAAAgactaattaaattaatgtcaCATTCAAATGGTACATGTCATAAAGGAGTCAAACCACTATTTTGATTAACTTTAAGAAACTAAACCATGTTTCCAATTACAACCCCAGGGATTCTTTATTTAAGGACACCACTTGTACAAGACaaatttgaccaaaataatGATATTTGGTACAGCATTACcactacctttttttttttttccaaagtcgAAAggttgcattcataattcaggcATAAAGGTCGTCAGCCACAAAGGTCAATACAATATGATAATTTTAAGagttaatataaatatacacaAAACACAAATAGTTAACTTAGGGAGGTGTATCCAATTCATACTTATTAAGACTTTTTTAAGTGAGTGACTTTCATAGAGATGACAAATTCTTAAATACTTTCATAGAGTTGATAAAAATCACTAATAAATTGGCAAGACTTTTGCTCTTAATAATTAGCCTTAAAAGTATGGAAAAGTCATTAACCTTTTGAATACTatcaaacttttaaatactttttaaaagtcacaatTAAATACCACTagacttttaaatactttttaaaagtctaaATTAAATACCTCTAAACTTTTAAATTCtataaaaatcattaaaagtttaaattgGATACATCCCCTTAATACGAATATATTATCATTACATTAATTGTCGTTGAATGAGTATGATTTGACATATCTAAATACATCTTAAATTTAAGTAGATGAATCTGAACACCAATAAGAATCTCCTAGAAGCTGCCTAATTCAAATTCAGCTCGCGTGTCCCTCAAAGCTGAATTAtccacatacacacacaaaaaaaaaaaaaaaaaaaaagcaaagagaaaaaagaagtccTTGTTGACTGAGGAGCCTAACCACTATGATTGTACCTGGGAAGAAAAAACCGTGGGTCCCCTTATAACTTAGGATCAGCTTAACCTAacaatgttttgtttttgtttctgttttaagtaattaagaaGTGAATACATTacctaagaaaaaagaaatagatttctgtgaagaagaaaaggaagaaattaaTCTAGCCTTTTCTCAATCCAAACCCTAAGTGGCAGGCCGAGGGTTTTATGCTGGGCTAAATACAGGCTCATTGAATGGGCTGCTTTGGGCTCCAATGGATTGTGATAGCTTCTATGTCTTACGCATTGGACCTTtttgtaagatttttttttaatagagcgATACTTTAtcttttaatacaagcgatagttttatttactttaatcTGTAAAGAGAGGAATTCGAACTTGAGTGCAAGGGGACAGACTCACTGCCATGACCAACTGTCTTAATCaacatatgtttttttttaattgagcGATTGCTTGTAAGTTTACGAAACATgctaataataaataatagcaaaatattttcacatatttTTGGAAGCTTTGAGATTAAAATACCAAATCCTACATAAATTTCAGATTATATACTAACCTTTTCTTTGGAAGCTTTCAGATTAAATACCAAAGACATAgcctatatttttatttctatcaCATGGCTTATCTTAATCTTTAAGCATTTCTTCACTTTAAGTATCCCAATCCCGAAGGCTTGACATACTTTAAATACTGTTACTTTGTTCGTACCATTCATGTCTACCCCAGCCCGCATCTTGTGTGGGGAATCTATCTATTGAGTTTCACAGAAATCCTTAATTCAccaataaaaaaccaaattgaaacaTCAACAAAAACGAATTCCAAATTGAaacatcaacaaaaaaaattccaaaatccaCGGCGCGGAAGTCCACGTTTGAAATATCAGCCAATTGGAAACCTTATTTACTGCCCACACCTCTCTCTTCCATTGGTcgcagaagagagagaagttgTTGACCTCGCGATCCAAAGATCCAGCGCATCGCTTAATCGAATCACGCCGAGAAAATCATCAGAAGCTCAaatcttttttggttttcccATCAGAATTCTAAAAACCCATTTCCGCATGTAAGTTTTTTCATGCATCTTCCTATTCTTTTCTCAGATCTAAAtcgtttttctttgttcatatTATAATGGATAGTAACTATTCAGCTATCCCCAAGAACTCACATTTAGAATTGCAATCACGATATGATTCTGAAAACCCAGCAGTTCCTCCCAAATCCCATGTCAAATTGTCCTCTTTTGATGAGGAAAGCTTTCTAGATTCGAAGCATTTAAATGGGCAGGATGGTGGTGATGACTTTGATGATAATCTTGATTTTGATATTGCTAGTTATCCCCTTATTGTTGAGGGGTCTAAACAAGGGTCTGGAATCTCTGGGGCCGTGTTTAATCTCACGACTTCTATTATTGGGGCTGGGATTATGGCTTTGCCTGCTACCATGAAAGTTCTTGGCTTGGTTTGGGGTTCTATCTTGATAATTTTGATGGGTATTTTGTCAGAAATTAGTGTTGAATTGTTGGTTAGATTTTCAGTTTCGTGTAAGGCCTCATCGTATGGGGAGGTTGTCCAATGTGCTTTGGGGAGACCGGCAAGGATCTTATCGGAGATTTGCATAATTGTCAACAATGCAGGCGTGTTGGTGGTGTATTTGATAATTATGGGTGATGTTATGTCTGGTTCACTTCATCATATGGGGGTTTTTGATCAATGGTTGGGGCATGGGGTCTGGGATCACAGaatgcttttgatttttgctACGGTGGTGGTTTTTCTAGCACCACTTTGTGCCTTGGATAAGATTGATTCCTTGAGCTTGACTTCAGCTGCATCTGTAGCTCTTGCAGTTGTGTTTGTTGTGGTTGCTTGTGGCATTGCGTTTATTAAGCTTGTTGAAGGGAAAATCGAGTCTCCAAGGATGACACCAGATTTCGGGTCAAAAAAGGCGATCTTGGATTTGCTTGTGGTGATTCCTATCATGACCAATGCTTATGTTTGCCACTTTAATGTTCAACCTATATATAATGAGCTTGAAGGGCCGTCTCCTCAGAAGATGAATCGGGTTGGAAGGATAACAACTGTTCTTTGCGTTGTGATCTATTCTTTGACAGCCATAGCGGGGTATCTACTCTTTGGGAAAGATACAGAATCTGATATTCTGACCAACTTTGATAAGGACCTTGGAATCCGTTTCAGCTCAGTGCTAAACTATATTGTCAGGGTTGGGTACATTTTTCATTTGCTTCTTGTTTTCCCCGTTGTTCATTTTTCCTTGAGGCAAACTGTGGATGCCTTGGTGTTTGAGGGATCGCCTCCACTCACAGAGAGTAGGAAGAGATGTTTCATATTGACACTGGTCCTGTTGGgacttatttatttaggatCTACCGTGATTCCCAACATTTGGACGGCTTTTAAATTTACAGGGGCAACAACAGCTGTGTCGTTGGGGTTTATATTTCCTTCCCTTATCGCATTAAAGTTAGGCCGGAAAGGGGACGGTTTGAGCCTTGTAGAGAAGACTTTGTCATGGTTGATGTTAATAATGGCAATAGCCGTCAGCATTGTTGGAATAATTGGCAATGTTTATAGTCTCAGAAGCAAATCTGAATGATCCTTCTTGTAAAGATTTGAGAATGGTTGCTTCTGCCTCTTAAAAAGATGGTGGTTTTACGCAGATTTTCACAGGCAAGTCTACTCTTATTTATGTGGGTATGGTGCTGCCTATGTGATTTGAACAGTTGAAGGAAAACCGGTACGAGTAGACCCTTGATCAGGAAGTTAGAAGGTGGGAAGATGAGTTTGGAAAGGTTGAAGGGGGTGAGGGGGTGTGCCCTTGTTCCAGTTATAATTCTCTTTTATACTTCTGAGGAATTCTGATAGGTTGATTCAGAATTCATGGAATGTTTTGGGAGGAAAATACTTATATAGTCATTGCCATCACTTGTAGGttatattgaaattaattCAAAAGTAGTTACACAATTGTTTCCTTGGTCCTCAAGTACTTCCCCTTTGTTCCATTCTTTTTCCCCCACATTAAATACTGTTGTAACTGTATGATCAGCAACATGCTGCTTTGTAAGTGATACTTTGTTTTTGATCTCcagtaattaaaattttatgtttttgtaagACACTATGTTTGAACATCCTgcttttaatgaaaattctcAATATCCCGTTTAATGTGCCCTTTCTCAACAATGACCAATgtcagaaagaaagaaattttcaattcaagcGTGTAACTGGTG
It encodes:
- the LOC18781633 gene encoding probable sodium-coupled neutral amino acid transporter 6 encodes the protein MDSNYSAIPKNSHLELQSRYDSENPAVPPKSHVKLSSFDEESFLDSKHLNGQDGGDDFDDNLDFDIASYPLIVEGSKQGSGISGAVFNLTTSIIGAGIMALPATMKVLGLVWGSILIILMGILSEISVELLVRFSVSCKASSYGEVVQCALGRPARILSEICIIVNNAGVLVVYLIIMGDVMSGSLHHMGVFDQWLGHGVWDHRMLLIFATVVVFLAPLCALDKIDSLSLTSAASVALAVVFVVVACGIAFIKLVEGKIESPRMTPDFGSKKAILDLLVVIPIMTNAYVCHFNVQPIYNELEGPSPQKMNRVGRITTVLCVVIYSLTAIAGYLLFGKDTESDILTNFDKDLGIRFSSVLNYIVRVGYIFHLLLVFPVVHFSLRQTVDALVFEGSPPLTESRKRCFILTLVLLGLIYLGSTVIPNIWTAFKFTGATTAVSLGFIFPSLIALKLGRKGDGLSLVEKTLSWLMLIMAIAVSIVGIIGNVYSLRSKSE